One genomic region from Salinicola endophyticus encodes:
- the gpmI gene encoding 2,3-bisphosphoglycerate-independent phosphoglycerate mutase, whose product MAETSTPRPVALLILDGYGQNDDSAANAVARAETPVMDRLKRDYPNTLIHTDGPYVGLPEGQMGNSEVGHMNIGAGRIVYQDFTRITKAIEDGELGEIAALTTPIDDAIANDRAVHLMGLLSPGGVHSHEDHLLAVAELAAARGAKRIYLHAFTDGRDTAPKSAGASIERANAKLAELVGGDNGFVASLVGRYYAMDRDNRWDRVEQAYRLVALGEADQIAESAEAGLDAAYDRGETDEFVSATAVRPNGDKLAIAEGDAALFLNFRADRARELTRAFVNPDFDGFDRGERLKLAGEGLVMLTQYADDIDTPVAFPPKDLVNTLGEVAASHGLKQLRIAETEKYAHVTFFFSGGREEPFDGEDRELIPSPKDVRTYDEKPEMSAYELTDTLVGAIESGKYDLIICNYANGDMVGHTGDLDAATKAVEAVDVCLGRVVEAIQKAGGECLVTADHGNAELMTDPKTGNPHTAHTTFMVPLVYVHRDGQDDATALQADGRLCDLAPTLLHLLHQPVPEEMTGNVLIKGA is encoded by the coding sequence ATGGCAGAGACTTCCACGCCGCGCCCCGTGGCGCTCTTGATTCTCGACGGCTACGGCCAGAACGACGATAGCGCCGCCAATGCGGTCGCCAGGGCCGAGACGCCGGTGATGGATCGGCTCAAGCGCGACTACCCCAACACCCTGATCCACACCGATGGCCCCTATGTCGGTCTGCCCGAGGGGCAGATGGGCAACTCCGAAGTGGGCCACATGAACATCGGCGCCGGGCGCATCGTCTACCAGGACTTCACCCGGATCACCAAGGCGATCGAGGATGGCGAGCTGGGCGAGATCGCGGCGCTGACCACGCCGATCGACGATGCCATCGCCAATGACCGCGCGGTGCATCTGATGGGGCTGCTCTCGCCGGGTGGCGTACACAGCCACGAAGATCACCTGCTGGCGGTGGCCGAGCTCGCCGCCGCCCGCGGCGCCAAGCGTATCTACCTGCACGCCTTCACCGATGGCCGCGACACTGCGCCCAAGAGCGCCGGTGCCTCGATCGAGCGCGCCAACGCCAAGCTCGCCGAGCTGGTCGGCGGCGACAACGGCTTCGTCGCCTCGCTGGTGGGCCGCTACTACGCCATGGACCGCGACAACCGCTGGGACCGGGTCGAACAAGCCTACCGTCTGGTGGCCCTCGGCGAGGCCGATCAGATCGCCGAGAGCGCCGAGGCGGGGCTGGATGCGGCCTACGACCGCGGCGAGACCGACGAATTCGTCAGCGCCACCGCGGTACGCCCGAACGGTGACAAGCTCGCCATCGCCGAGGGTGACGCCGCGCTGTTCCTCAACTTCCGCGCCGATCGCGCACGCGAGCTGACCCGCGCCTTCGTCAATCCGGATTTCGACGGCTTCGACCGCGGCGAGCGGCTGAAGCTCGCGGGCGAGGGGCTGGTGATGCTGACCCAGTACGCCGACGACATCGACACGCCGGTCGCCTTCCCGCCCAAGGATCTGGTCAACACCCTGGGCGAAGTCGCCGCCAGCCACGGGCTCAAGCAGCTGCGCATTGCCGAGACCGAGAAGTACGCCCATGTCACCTTCTTCTTCTCCGGCGGCCGCGAGGAGCCGTTCGACGGCGAGGATCGCGAGCTGATCCCCTCGCCCAAGGACGTCAGAACCTACGACGAAAAGCCGGAGATGAGCGCTTATGAGCTGACCGACACCCTGGTCGGCGCGATCGAAAGCGGCAAGTACGACCTGATCATCTGCAACTACGCCAACGGCGACATGGTCGGCCACACCGGCGATCTCGACGCCGCCACCAAGGCAGTGGAAGCGGTCGACGTCTGTCTCGGCCGGGTGGTCGAGGCGATCCAGAAGGCCGGCGGCGAGTGCCTGGTCACCGCCGACCACGGCAACGCCGAGCTGATGACCGACCCCAAGACCGGCAACCCGCACACCGCCCACACCACCTTCATGGTGCCGCTGGTCTACGTGCATCGGGATGGCCAGGACGACGCGACCGCGCTGCAGGCGGATGGCCGCCTGTGCGACCTCGCGCCGACGCTGTTGCACCTGCTGCACCAGCCGGTCCCCGAGGAGATGACCGGCAACGTGCTGATCAAGGGGGCCTGA
- a CDS encoding CoA-acylating methylmalonate-semialdehyde dehydrogenase, whose product MTLRLPQLIAGAFAQSESEHWIAVTDPATQQVLCEAPAATPNEIERAVASARAAFERWREVPVSERARLMMRYQALLKAHQAEIAAGLSRETGKTFEDAKGDVWRGIEVVEQAANVPSLMMGETLENVARGIDTHSWTQPLGVCAGITPFNFPAMIPLWMFPLAIACGNAFVLKPSEQDPMTPNRLAELFLEAGAPPDLLQVIHGGREQVDALLTHPQIAAVSFVGSVAVGQHVYRTATDHLKRAQCFAGAKNHMVVMPDAAPTQVVNALVGSACGAAGQRCMAISVAVFVGSARECIEPLTAAFAELRPGAWDDPDAAYGPQISPQAKARILDLIARGKAEGATCRLDGSDCQVDGLPDGNWVGPTLFTEVTPQMAIYREEIFGPVLCCVCVDTLDAAIALVNASPYGNGTSIFTASGAAARRYQQRVEVGQVGINVPIPVPLPFFSFTGWKGSFYGDQHAYGKQAVRFYTETKTVTSRWFEEEAVAGPNLSIRLE is encoded by the coding sequence ATGACCCTAAGACTGCCCCAACTGATCGCGGGCGCATTCGCCCAGAGCGAGAGCGAACACTGGATAGCGGTTACCGACCCCGCCACGCAACAGGTACTGTGCGAGGCGCCAGCGGCGACCCCGAATGAGATCGAGCGCGCCGTGGCCTCGGCGCGGGCGGCCTTCGAGCGCTGGCGCGAGGTGCCGGTGAGCGAGCGAGCGCGCTTGATGATGCGCTACCAGGCGCTGCTCAAGGCCCATCAGGCGGAGATCGCCGCGGGGCTCTCGCGGGAGACCGGCAAGACCTTCGAGGATGCCAAGGGTGACGTGTGGCGCGGGATCGAGGTGGTCGAGCAGGCCGCCAACGTGCCGTCGCTGATGATGGGCGAGACGCTGGAGAACGTGGCCCGCGGCATCGATACCCACTCCTGGACCCAGCCGCTGGGGGTCTGCGCGGGGATCACCCCGTTCAACTTCCCGGCGATGATCCCGCTGTGGATGTTCCCGCTGGCGATCGCCTGCGGCAACGCCTTCGTGTTGAAGCCCTCGGAGCAGGACCCGATGACCCCCAACCGGCTGGCCGAGCTGTTTCTCGAAGCCGGCGCGCCGCCGGATCTGCTGCAGGTAATCCACGGTGGCCGCGAGCAGGTGGATGCGCTGCTCACGCACCCGCAGATCGCCGCGGTCTCGTTCGTCGGCTCGGTGGCGGTGGGCCAGCACGTCTACCGTACCGCTACCGACCACCTCAAGCGCGCCCAGTGTTTCGCCGGGGCCAAGAACCACATGGTGGTGATGCCGGACGCCGCCCCGACCCAGGTGGTCAACGCCCTGGTGGGGTCCGCCTGCGGTGCCGCCGGCCAGCGCTGCATGGCGATCAGCGTAGCGGTATTCGTCGGCAGCGCGCGCGAGTGCATCGAACCGCTCACCGCCGCCTTCGCCGAGCTGCGCCCCGGCGCCTGGGACGACCCCGATGCCGCTTACGGCCCGCAGATCAGCCCCCAGGCCAAGGCGCGGATTCTCGACCTGATCGCCCGCGGCAAGGCCGAAGGGGCGACCTGCCGGCTGGATGGCAGCGACTGCCAGGTGGATGGGCTGCCCGATGGCAACTGGGTGGGGCCGACGCTGTTCACCGAGGTCACTCCGCAGATGGCGATCTACCGCGAGGAAATCTTCGGCCCGGTGCTCTGCTGTGTCTGCGTCGACACCCTCGACGCGGCGATCGCGCTGGTCAACGCCAGCCCCTACGGCAACGGCACCTCGATCTTCACTGCCAGCGGGGCGGCGGCGCGGCGCTATCAGCAGCGGGTCGAGGTGGGCCAGGTGGGCATCAACGTGCCGATTCCGGTGCCGCTGCCGTTCTTCAGCTTCACCGGCTGGAAGGGCTCGTTCTACGGTGATCAGCACGCCTACGGCAAGCAGGCGGTGCGCTTCTACACCGAGACCAAGACGGTCACCAGCCGCTGGTTCGAGGAGGAGGCCGTGGCCGGGCCCAATCTCTCGATTCGGCTCGAGTGA
- the secB gene encoding protein-export chaperone SecB, translated as MAEDNNQQGTQEQQLQFSLQRIYVKDISFEAPNSPRVFQQPFKPKVGLDLDTTSESVGQDLYEVVVKVTAQVSNNEDDATAFLVEVEQAGLFRIAGLDGAQLDHTLGAFCPNVLFPYARECIDSLVGRGSFPPLMLAPVNFEAMYAQKQQRAAQASDTTQ; from the coding sequence ATGGCGGAAGACAACAATCAGCAGGGCACGCAGGAACAGCAGCTCCAGTTCTCCCTGCAGCGCATCTACGTGAAGGATATCTCGTTCGAGGCCCCCAACTCCCCGCGCGTGTTCCAGCAGCCGTTCAAGCCCAAGGTCGGTCTCGATCTGGACACCACCAGCGAGTCGGTCGGCCAGGATCTCTACGAGGTCGTGGTCAAGGTGACGGCTCAGGTCTCCAACAACGAAGACGACGCCACCGCCTTTCTGGTCGAGGTCGAGCAGGCCGGCCTGTTCCGTATCGCGGGCCTCGACGGCGCGCAGCTCGACCATACCCTGGGCGCCTTCTGCCCCAATGTGCTCTTCCCCTACGCGCGGGAGTGCATCGATAGCCTGGTCGGACGCGGCAGCTTCCCGCCGCTGATGCTGGCGCCGGTCAACTTCGAGGCGATGTACGCCCAGAAGCAGCAGCGCGCCGCCCAGGCCAGCGACACCACGCAGTAA
- a CDS encoding rhodanese-like domain-containing protein, with translation MIDQLFEFIENHPLLVSAFLVVLLAWLAFEAKRGSASGVSTSEATTLINREDGVVIDIRDSAEFKAGHIAGAKNVPQARLKERLGQLEKHKDQPVVVVCKHGQSSAAAVTELSQAGFSRVYKLKGGMAQWQADSLPVVKR, from the coding sequence ATGATCGATCAGTTGTTCGAATTCATTGAAAATCATCCGCTGCTGGTCAGCGCCTTCCTGGTCGTGCTGCTCGCGTGGCTGGCGTTCGAGGCCAAGCGGGGCAGCGCTTCCGGCGTCTCCACCAGCGAAGCGACCACGCTGATCAACCGCGAAGATGGCGTCGTCATCGATATCCGCGACAGCGCCGAGTTCAAGGCCGGCCATATCGCCGGCGCCAAGAACGTGCCCCAGGCCCGCCTCAAGGAGCGCCTGGGCCAGTTGGAGAAGCACAAGGACCAGCCCGTGGTGGTGGTCTGCAAGCATGGCCAGAGCTCGGCGGCTGCGGTCACCGAGCTGAGCCAGGCGGGCTTCTCGCGGGTCTACAAGCTCAAGGGCGGCATGGCCCAGTGGCAGGCCGACAGCCTGCCGGTGGTCAAGCGCTGA
- a CDS encoding S41 family peptidase: MTSTRPNALARRRWLAPAACALSLALAIPGAALAAEPAATRQPTDDDLPVKDVQTFAEVFERIKRAYVEEVDDKTLLRNAMRGMLSQLDPHSEYLDADAFEALRETTEGEFSGVGIEVGLRDDQLTVISPIDDTPAAKAGIQPGDRIVAIDGTPTENLTLQEAVDLMRGDPGSHIQLTILRDSEQTPRTLDLQRESIQSESVTQRELEPGYGYLRISQFQSRTGDQTREALAALTAKGPLKGLVLDLRNNPGGVLSSATEVADQFLSSGLIVYTKGRLVDDDMRFTAHAATLAPDVPLVVLINGGSASAAEIVAGALQDQQRAVLMGTQSFGKGSVQQVLPLGNGDGLKLTTARYYTPSGRSIQAEGITPDVRVVRGRLEVDDTPGFQLRESDLRGHLQNASPSAQRNAPETPIAANDYQLSEALNLLKALNVVKRPSAAPAATPATP, translated from the coding sequence ATGACATCCACCCGCCCGAATGCCCTGGCTCGTCGCCGGTGGCTCGCCCCCGCCGCCTGCGCCCTGAGCCTGGCCCTGGCCATTCCCGGTGCGGCGCTGGCCGCCGAACCGGCCGCGACACGCCAGCCCACCGACGACGACCTGCCGGTCAAGGACGTGCAGACCTTCGCCGAGGTCTTCGAACGTATCAAGCGCGCCTACGTCGAGGAGGTCGACGACAAGACCCTGCTGCGCAACGCCATGCGCGGCATGCTCAGCCAGCTCGACCCACACTCGGAGTATCTGGATGCCGATGCCTTCGAGGCGCTGCGTGAAACCACCGAGGGCGAGTTCAGCGGCGTGGGCATCGAGGTCGGGCTGCGCGACGATCAGCTCACGGTGATCTCGCCGATCGACGACACCCCGGCGGCCAAGGCGGGTATCCAGCCCGGCGACCGTATCGTCGCCATCGACGGCACGCCCACCGAGAACCTGACGCTGCAGGAAGCGGTCGACCTGATGCGCGGCGACCCCGGCAGCCACATCCAGCTGACCATCCTGCGCGACAGCGAGCAGACGCCGCGCACCTTAGACCTGCAGCGTGAGTCGATCCAGTCGGAGAGCGTCACCCAGCGCGAGCTCGAGCCCGGCTACGGCTACCTGCGCATCAGCCAGTTCCAGAGCCGTACCGGCGACCAGACGCGTGAGGCGCTGGCAGCGCTCACCGCCAAGGGGCCGCTCAAGGGGCTGGTACTGGACCTGCGCAACAACCCCGGCGGCGTACTCTCCAGCGCCACCGAAGTCGCCGATCAGTTTCTCTCCAGCGGGCTGATCGTCTACACCAAGGGCCGCCTGGTCGACGACGACATGCGCTTCACCGCCCACGCTGCCACCCTGGCGCCGGACGTGCCGCTGGTGGTGCTGATCAACGGCGGCAGCGCCTCGGCGGCGGAGATCGTCGCCGGTGCGCTGCAGGATCAGCAGCGGGCGGTCTTGATGGGCACCCAGAGCTTCGGCAAGGGGTCGGTGCAGCAGGTACTGCCGCTGGGCAACGGTGACGGCCTCAAGCTGACCACGGCGCGCTACTACACCCCGAGCGGGCGCTCGATCCAGGCCGAGGGTATCACCCCAGACGTGCGTGTGGTGCGCGGCCGGCTGGAGGTCGACGATACCCCCGGCTTCCAGCTGCGCGAGTCCGATCTGCGCGGCCACCTGCAGAACGCCAGCCCGAGTGCGCAGCGCAACGCCCCGGAGACGCCTATCGCCGCCAACGACTATCAGTTGAGCGAAGCGCTCAACCTGCTCAAGGCGCTCAACGTGGTCAAACGCCCGAGCGCTGCGCCTGCCGCCACGCCCGCGACCCCCTGA
- a CDS encoding UbiH/UbiF/VisC/COQ6 family ubiquinone biosynthesis hydroxylase, whose product MTQPTSDVLIVGGGMVGATLALLLGEAGWRVALFDAAPPAERATPPGEGAPALRVSALTAASQRLLVSLGVWPWVSARRVAPYRRMQVWDGEGGGEIGFDADDVGVEALGHIVENDLLVAGLEARLEALPQVTCLRGVRLTGYTREAGQAVITLDSGEQWRAPLVVGADGAHSPLRTLAGIALSARDTGQAAVVTSVRCEHGHAGTARQVFLPSGPLAFLPLVIDGAAHHCSIVWSTTPAEAHRLTALGEQESGRAALAGELERASDGRLGRLEVIDAAPHFPIVQRHASDYVAEGLALIGDAAHTLHPLAGQGVNLGLMDAAVLAEEWIRARQRGAEPGDPRILARYARRRRGENAAMLAAMQGFQRLFGSRQPALRLARNWGLSGVDRLPLLKRLLIRQALGEYGDVPQRCR is encoded by the coding sequence ATGACACAGCCAACCAGCGACGTGCTGATCGTCGGCGGCGGGATGGTCGGCGCCACGCTGGCGCTGCTGCTGGGCGAGGCCGGCTGGCGGGTCGCGCTGTTCGATGCCGCGCCGCCCGCGGAACGGGCGACGCCGCCGGGCGAGGGCGCACCGGCCCTGCGGGTGAGCGCGCTGACCGCCGCCTCGCAGCGGCTGCTGGTATCGCTCGGCGTCTGGCCCTGGGTCTCCGCCCGGCGCGTCGCGCCCTATCGCCGCATGCAAGTGTGGGACGGTGAGGGCGGCGGCGAGATCGGCTTCGATGCCGATGACGTCGGCGTCGAGGCGCTGGGCCATATCGTCGAGAACGATCTGCTGGTCGCCGGGCTCGAGGCGCGGCTCGAGGCGCTGCCCCAGGTCACCTGCCTGCGCGGCGTGCGCCTGACCGGCTACACCCGCGAGGCGGGGCAGGCGGTGATCACCCTGGACAGCGGCGAGCAGTGGCGCGCGCCGCTGGTGGTGGGCGCCGATGGGGCTCACTCGCCGCTGCGGACCCTGGCGGGCATCGCGCTCTCCGCCCGCGATACCGGCCAGGCGGCGGTGGTCACCAGCGTACGCTGCGAGCATGGCCATGCGGGCACCGCGCGCCAGGTCTTCCTGCCCAGCGGCCCGCTGGCGTTTCTGCCGCTGGTGATCGATGGCGCAGCGCACCACTGTTCGATCGTGTGGTCGACCACGCCGGCGGAGGCCCACCGGCTCACCGCACTGGGCGAGCAGGAGAGCGGGCGTGCAGCGCTGGCCGGTGAGCTCGAACGGGCCAGCGACGGGCGCCTGGGGCGGCTCGAGGTGATCGATGCGGCACCCCACTTTCCCATCGTGCAGCGCCACGCCAGCGACTATGTCGCCGAGGGCCTGGCGCTGATCGGCGATGCCGCCCACACCCTGCATCCGCTGGCCGGGCAGGGAGTCAATCTGGGGCTGATGGACGCCGCGGTGCTGGCCGAGGAGTGGATACGCGCCCGCCAGCGCGGGGCTGAGCCCGGCGACCCGCGCATTCTGGCGCGCTATGCGCGGCGCCGGCGCGGCGAGAACGCGGCGATGCTCGCCGCCATGCAGGGTTTCCAGCGGCTCTTCGGCAGCCGTCAGCCGGCGCTGCGGCTGGCACGCAACTGGGGGCTCTCCGGGGTCGACCGGCTGCCGCTGCTCAAGCGCCTGCTGATCCGCCAGGCGCTGGGCGAATATGGCGACGTGCCACAGCGGTGTCGCTAG
- a CDS encoding AraC family transcriptional regulator, which translates to MLRQPLPPLSAQTSPWPLPLSGRRVVIPQVAIATLETHPLCRECLPHGVGFYPHAAGHQMRRPAPRDHLLIYCEAGSGMVECAGKLFPVRAGDVLLLRPQRAHRYRANPRDPWTIYWVHLGGTAAADYFDAIADSHDEVCIPIGHHPRIVAEWELLLSVVTRFRTLPLIHAANQLKALLTYIALVRHQREARHAALDVARVNAWLQAHLDRRVELATLVEATSELSRCQFIREYKRQTGQTPMQAFQHFKISRACYLLDVTPLGVGQIAADLGYDDPYYFSRQFKKVMGVAPRDYRRERATH; encoded by the coding sequence ATGTTGCGCCAACCGTTGCCACCATTGTCGGCCCAGACCTCACCCTGGCCGCTGCCGCTGAGCGGACGCCGGGTGGTGATTCCGCAGGTGGCGATCGCCACGCTGGAGACCCACCCGCTGTGCCGTGAGTGTCTGCCCCATGGGGTCGGCTTCTATCCCCACGCCGCCGGCCACCAGATGCGGCGGCCGGCCCCGCGCGATCATCTGCTGATCTACTGCGAGGCGGGGTCAGGCATGGTGGAGTGCGCGGGTAAGCTCTTTCCGGTGCGCGCCGGCGACGTGCTGCTGCTGCGCCCGCAGCGAGCGCATCGCTACCGCGCCAACCCGCGTGACCCGTGGACGATCTACTGGGTGCACCTGGGCGGCACGGCGGCGGCGGACTACTTCGATGCCATCGCCGACTCCCACGACGAGGTGTGTATCCCTATCGGCCACCATCCGCGAATCGTCGCCGAGTGGGAGCTGCTGCTGTCGGTGGTGACACGCTTTCGCACGCTGCCGCTGATCCACGCCGCCAATCAGCTCAAGGCGCTGCTGACCTACATCGCCCTGGTGCGCCATCAGCGCGAGGCGCGCCACGCGGCGCTGGACGTCGCCCGGGTCAACGCCTGGCTGCAGGCGCACCTCGACCGCCGGGTGGAACTCGCCACGCTGGTCGAGGCCACCAGCGAGCTCTCGCGCTGCCAGTTCATCCGCGAGTACAAGCGCCAGACCGGGCAGACGCCGATGCAGGCGTTCCAGCACTTCAAGATCAGCCGCGCCTGCTACCTGCTCGATGTCACCCCGCTCGGCGTGGGCCAGATTGCCGCCGACCTGGGCTACGACGACCCCTACTACTTCTCGCGTCAGTTCAAGAAGGTGATGGGCGTGGCACCCCGCGACTACCGCCGCGAGCGTGCCACGCATTGA
- a CDS encoding peptidoglycan DD-metalloendopeptidase family protein codes for MTRGGLRLGVIVLAGSLLLAGPVWGQANPQEARARLDSLATDIEALQGKLKQTQAARGDAQGQLETVETAIGAIHKRMDALQDERHDLDDQVATLSAQRQTLDAERHRQRQALAQQFDALYRLGTTPQLKLLLNQDDPAEVDRLQHYLNAISQARQARLDKLRDLNRQLDQNLAAIDQRRQRLDQVQRDLDQQRERLATSLRERQTLVAKLDSRYASEQSRLEDLNQDRAHVERLLDRMQQELSKLKQPPPSTAIRKTRGDLPWPVQGRVLSNYGDGDGVDRNGVLIGAAAGSAVKAVHAGRVVFANWMRGFGNLLILDHGDGVLTLYAHLQQFTVTPGQQVSNGQTVGAVGDTGGQTRPALYFEVRQNGEPINPNRWMAKR; via the coding sequence GTGACGCGCGGGGGGCTGCGCCTGGGGGTGATCGTGCTGGCCGGCAGCCTGCTGCTGGCCGGCCCTGTGTGGGGTCAGGCCAACCCGCAGGAGGCGCGCGCGCGTCTCGATAGCCTGGCCACCGACATCGAAGCGCTGCAGGGCAAGCTCAAGCAGACCCAGGCGGCGCGCGGCGACGCCCAGGGCCAGCTCGAGACAGTGGAGACCGCGATCGGCGCGATCCACAAGCGCATGGATGCGCTCCAGGACGAGCGCCACGACCTCGACGACCAGGTGGCCACACTCAGCGCCCAGCGCCAGACCTTGGACGCCGAACGCCACCGCCAGCGCCAGGCCCTGGCGCAGCAGTTCGATGCGCTCTATCGGCTCGGCACCACGCCGCAGCTCAAACTGCTGCTCAATCAGGACGACCCCGCCGAAGTCGATCGTCTGCAGCACTATCTCAATGCGATCTCGCAGGCGCGCCAGGCACGCCTCGACAAGTTGCGCGATCTCAACCGTCAGCTCGACCAGAACCTCGCCGCGATCGACCAGCGCCGCCAGCGTCTCGATCAGGTGCAGCGCGATCTCGACCAGCAGCGCGAACGCCTGGCCACCAGCCTGCGCGAGCGCCAGACGCTGGTCGCCAAGCTCGACTCGCGCTATGCCAGCGAGCAGTCACGGCTGGAGGATCTCAACCAGGACCGCGCCCACGTCGAGCGGCTGCTCGATCGCATGCAGCAGGAGCTGTCCAAGCTCAAGCAGCCGCCGCCCTCGACCGCCATCCGCAAGACCCGCGGCGATCTGCCGTGGCCGGTACAGGGGCGCGTGCTCTCGAATTATGGCGACGGTGACGGGGTCGATCGCAACGGCGTGCTGATCGGTGCCGCTGCCGGCAGCGCGGTCAAGGCGGTGCATGCCGGGCGCGTGGTGTTCGCCAACTGGATGCGCGGCTTCGGCAACTTGCTGATCCTCGACCACGGCGATGGCGTGCTCACCCTCTACGCCCACCTGCAGCAGTTCACGGTCACCCCCGGCCAGCAGGTCTCCAACGGCCAGACCGTGGGTGCCGTGGGCGACACCGGCGGCCAGACCCGCCCCGCGCTCTACTTCGAGGTGCGCCAGAACGGCGAGCCGATCAACCCCAACCGCTGGATGGCCAAGCGCTGA
- the ubiH gene encoding 2-octaprenyl-6-methoxyphenyl hydroxylase, giving the protein MRSHPIKVDVAIIGGGLVGASLACALGELAREAGLRIAIVEAQPLPATDTAPLQPSFDVRASAIAYGSRRHFERLALWSAAEGEGMAAQATPIRHIHISERGQLGVTRLHAEDVGSEALGYVIPNAWMGRVLHRRLAELPLDWHCPARVEALDATPEGYRLTLDDGQRLEAGLTVLADGGRSGLKERLGIESAHHAYDQSALIATVETSRAHQGWAFERFSSEGPIALLPLSGRRMTLVWTFEQGAEQAALALSDDAFLSRLQYAFGDRAGRFQRVGQRHAYPLSLVTARETIRPGLAVLGNAAHALHPVAGQGFNLALRGVIDLAAEIQRARAEGRSPGDASVLAAFEARRSADYRQIVRFSDGLIRLFGLNYPLMGQARGLGLSGLNALAPLKRMVARRAMGLER; this is encoded by the coding sequence ATGCGATCTCACCCTATCAAGGTCGATGTGGCGATCATCGGCGGCGGCCTGGTCGGCGCCAGCCTGGCCTGCGCGCTGGGCGAGCTGGCCCGCGAGGCGGGGCTGCGCATCGCGATCGTCGAGGCCCAGCCGCTGCCCGCCACGGATACGGCGCCGTTGCAGCCCAGCTTCGACGTGCGGGCCAGCGCCATCGCCTACGGCTCGCGGCGCCATTTCGAGCGTCTGGCGTTGTGGTCTGCCGCCGAGGGCGAGGGCATGGCGGCGCAGGCCACGCCGATCCGCCATATCCATATCAGCGAGCGCGGCCAGTTGGGGGTGACCCGGCTGCACGCCGAGGATGTCGGCAGCGAGGCGCTGGGCTATGTGATCCCCAATGCCTGGATGGGTCGGGTGCTGCACCGCCGGCTCGCCGAGCTGCCACTCGACTGGCACTGTCCGGCCCGGGTCGAGGCGCTCGACGCTACCCCCGAAGGCTATCGGCTGACCCTGGACGACGGCCAGAGGCTGGAGGCCGGGCTGACCGTGCTCGCCGACGGTGGCCGCTCCGGCCTCAAGGAGCGCCTGGGGATCGAGAGCGCGCACCACGCCTACGATCAGAGCGCGCTGATCGCTACCGTCGAGACCAGCCGGGCGCATCAGGGCTGGGCCTTCGAGCGCTTCAGTAGCGAGGGGCCGATCGCGCTGCTGCCGCTCTCGGGGCGGCGCATGACGCTGGTGTGGACCTTCGAGCAGGGTGCCGAACAGGCCGCGCTGGCGCTCTCCGACGATGCCTTTCTGAGCCGGCTGCAGTACGCCTTCGGTGATCGCGCCGGGCGCTTTCAGCGGGTCGGCCAGCGTCACGCCTATCCGCTGTCGTTGGTCACCGCGCGCGAGACGATCCGCCCCGGCCTGGCGGTGCTCGGCAACGCCGCCCATGCGCTGCACCCGGTGGCGGGGCAGGGCTTCAACCTGGCTCTGCGTGGGGTGATTGACCTGGCCGCCGAGATCCAACGTGCCCGGGCCGAGGGGCGCTCGCCAGGGGATGCCAGCGTGCTGGCGGCGTTCGAGGCGCGGCGCAGTGCCGACTATCGCCAGATCGTGCGCTTCAGCGACGGCTTGATCCGGCTGTTCGGTCTGAACTATCCGCTGATGGGGCAGGCGCGTGGGCTGGGGCTGAGTGGGCTCAACGCCCTGGCGCCGCTCAAGCGAATGGTGGCGAGACGAGCCATGGGGCTCGAGAGATGA
- a CDS encoding 16S rRNA (uracil(1498)-N(3))-methyltransferase produces the protein MAMPRIHVAADFRVGGDVVLPEGPARHVALVLRLGEGAPLVLFDGAGLEAHARLIEAGRKRVVARVESLESGRGESPLAVHLGQAISKGDRMDYAIQKAVELGVAAITPLYVERGDVRLKGEREAKKLAHWQGVAVSACEQCGRASVPRVHPPQTLDAWLAARGERLRLVLHPATDDSWRQAEAVDSAALLIGPEGGLTDAEVAAAQHAGFQPLTLGPRILRTETAPVVALTLLQHYFGDL, from the coding sequence ATGGCCATGCCGCGCATTCATGTCGCCGCCGACTTCCGGGTCGGCGGCGACGTCGTTCTGCCCGAGGGCCCCGCGCGCCACGTGGCGCTGGTGCTGCGCCTGGGCGAGGGCGCGCCGCTGGTGCTCTTCGACGGTGCCGGGCTCGAAGCTCACGCCCGCCTGATCGAGGCCGGGCGCAAGCGCGTGGTCGCGCGCGTCGAGTCGCTCGAATCCGGGCGCGGCGAGTCACCGCTGGCGGTGCATCTGGGGCAGGCGATCTCCAAGGGCGACCGCATGGATTATGCGATCCAGAAAGCGGTGGAGCTGGGCGTGGCGGCGATCACCCCGCTCTACGTCGAGCGCGGCGATGTGCGTTTGAAGGGAGAGCGCGAGGCCAAGAAGCTCGCCCACTGGCAAGGCGTGGCGGTCAGTGCCTGCGAGCAGTGCGGGCGCGCCAGCGTGCCAAGGGTGCATCCGCCGCAGACGCTGGACGCCTGGCTCGCCGCGCGTGGCGAGCGCCTGCGTCTGGTGCTCCACCCCGCCACCGACGACAGCTGGCGTCAGGCCGAGGCGGTCGACAGCGCCGCACTGCTGATCGGCCCCGAAGGCGGCCTCACCGACGCCGAGGTCGCCGCCGCGCAGCACGCCGGCTTCCAGCCGCTCACCCTCGGCCCGCGCATCCTGCGCACCGAAACCGCCCCGGTAGTGGCATTGACGCTGCTGCAGCACTATTTCGGCGATCTCTAG